A region of the Rhodospirillales bacterium genome:
CGCGTACGGTCCAACGTTGAACCGAACACAGCAAAGGAGAAACGCCCATGTCCACTTACCGAATCGACGGCATGACCTGCCAGGGTTGCGCCAACGCCGTGACCAAGGCGATTCAGGCCGCCGCGCCAAAAGCCAAAGTCGCGGTCGACCTCGCCGCCAAGACGGTGACGGTCGATGACGTCGTCGCCGTCGACGCCGTGCGTGTCGCGGTGCAGGGGGCCGGGTTCACCTACGTCGGCAAGGCCTAGCCGGTTCGCCGCCGTACCCGGCGCGCCAACCAGACGACGATCGCGAACCCCACCGTCGCAGCGACGATGTTGGAGAGCATGGCGGCTTCGTGCCCCCACGCTTCGACGATTACGGC
Encoded here:
- a CDS encoding heavy-metal-associated domain-containing protein, translated to MSTYRIDGMTCQGCANAVTKAIQAAAPKAKVAVDLAAKTVTVDDVVAVDAVRVAVQGAGFTYVGKA